The window CCCGACGCACTGGCTGATGTCAACCCAGAAGTAGGCATCGACGCTCTGCGCGATCTCAAAGAGGATTTGGTAGTCGATGGTGCGCGGGTAGCTGACGGGGGAGAAGATGATGAGGCGCGGCTTTACGCGCTCCGCCTGCGCACGCACCGCACCCCAGTCGATCTCCTGCGAGCCCGGTTCGATGCCGTAGTTCTCGAATTTGTACGAGAGTCCCGCGACGTGATCCTTTTTCCTGAGGTTGAAGGAGAGGACGGTGTCGCCCGGCTCCAGCAGTGCCTGAAAGACGACGCGCGAGGCGGCGACGATGTTGCCGAGGCGGACGATGGCGTGGTCGCAGCGAAAGAGATCCATGGCGCGCTGGCGGACGATCCCGGCGAGGTGCAGTCCGCCCGTCGGGGTGTCGTCCCTCCGGTCAAAGATGCTGTTCGTCAGGATGCTGCCCTCAAGGTACTTCGCGAACGGCGACATGGCGTTCATGTTCGGCATGAGCGAGAGCGTATAGCGCTGACGCTGGCGCTCCTCCTCCAGCAGGTTGTAGATCTCGGGATCAAATGTCTTCAGGTGGCTGACGACTTCTTCACGTTTCATGGATCATTCTCCTCTTCCGTAAAATGGGGGGATCAGCCCCGCACAGCGCTCATTCTTATTCGTTTAGTATAACACAAATTCACCGCTTTGGGCACGCATTTGTTGACGTTTCTGAATATTTTATGTTGTAAACCATGCAGCAGCGCAGCGCCTCCCGCAATAAAAAGCTCCCGCATGGGCGCATACCGCGCACGCGGGAGAGGGCGGTGTGCTACCGGAGCAGATTTTTGAGGATGGACATACGCTCGCCCGTGGCATGGTCATGGACGCTGCTCGGGGCGGCGGCGACGTGTGCAGAGACCTCGTTCATCCACGCCTCGGAGAAGAGGGGCTTGTCCATGAGGAGTTTTGCGACCTCCATGCGCAGGCGGTCCTCCGTGCGGTCTGTGCATGTTCCGCTGAGAACGCACGCGAGTACGTCGGCGACGAGTGCCATGTCTGCCGGGGCAAGACCGCGTGTGACTGCGCCGACGGTCGAGAGCCGCAGTGCCGAGAGCAGGATCTCCGACCGCATGGTCGGTATGCGGTCGGGCTTTACATAGACCCCGATGCGTCTGAGGCTGCGCACGGACTCCATGAGATCAACGCCCGCTGCGGGCGCAGCGAGGAGGAGGTGGGTCTCGGTGCCGCCCGCGAGGAGTTCGATGTCGCGTTCGCGGAGGGCGGCGGCAAGTGCGGCGGCAGAGGAGAGCACCTGCTCACTGTAGGTACGGAACTTCGGCTGTGCGGCTGCGTGCAGGGCAAAGCCGAGGGCGGCGAGGTGGTTCATGTGCAGGGCGCTGTGTCCTGTATTTGCGACGGCGGCATCCATGCGTGCGGCGAGCTCTTTTTTGCAGAGCAGGATGGCGCCGTCCGGTCCGCGGAGGGCATCGTTCGTCGGGAAACTCACGACATCGGCGCACGCGACGGGCGAGGGGATGAGCCCCGCCGCGACGAGCCCGACACACTGTCCGATGTCCACCCAGAGATAGGCGCCCACGGCACGCGCGACTTCGGTGAGCCGTTCGTAGTTCGGTATGCACGGATAGCTGACGGGGGAGAAGATGATGAGGCGCGGGCGCACGCGCTCGGCGAGCTGCATGACCTCGTCCCAGTCCACGCGCTGTGCGACGGGGTCGATGCCGAAGCTCTCAAAATGATAGTTCAGTCCCGCGCAGTGTTCCTCCTTCCTGCGGTTAAAGGAGAGGACGGTATCCCCCGGGTGCAGCAGTGCGAGAAATGCGACACGCGAGGCGGCGGCGATGCCCCCGAGGCGCACGACGGCGTGCTCGCTGCCGAACAGATCCTGTGCGCGTGTGCGTACCAGCTCCTCGATGGAGGAGGTATGCGCTGCGCCGTATGTATCAAGTGTGCTGTTGGCGAGTGCGCTTCCCTCAAGGAAGGCGGCAAGCGGAGAGATGGCGCTCTCGGTCGGGATCAGTGAGAGCGTGCAGCGTTGGCGGCAGATCTCGTCCTGCAGCAGGGTAAAGATGGCGGGATCGAGTGCCTTCAGATGTTGAAGCATTTCTTCTTTTTTCATGGTAGATCTCTCCTCATGGATGCACAATGAAATGACAGGCATATCGGACGGATACACCTGTCATTGATGAACAGTACTGTTTTTCAGTTCCTATGGTTCACGGTCGTGCACGATGCGGAGCAATGCGCCTGCCGCCGTTTATATGTAGGGGGCGTCTGTCGGTGTTTCCGATCAGAACGGCCAGACGAGCGGGATGATGACAAGGCAGGTGATCAGCGAAACAAAGACCAGTGGGAGACCAACCTTGACGTAGTCCATGAAGCGGAACTGGCCGGGACCAAGGACGAGCGTGTTCGGCGGGGTTGCGACCGGTGTGGTGAATGCGCAGGATGCTGCGATGCCGATTGCCATGACGACAGGGTACGGCGAGACACCGATGGTCTGGGCGATGGAGATCGCGATCGGCGCGAGGAGCGCGGATGCCGCTGTGTTCGACATGAACTGCGTCAGGCCGCAGGAGAGGATGAACATTGCCGTGACGATGACCATGGGCGCGGGACTGCTGCCGATGAGCCCGACGACGAAGTCCGCGATGAGCTTGCCTGCGCCGCTGTGATCCATGGCGCTGGCGAGCGGGAGCATCCCCGCAAAGAGGAAGATGGTCGTCCAGTCCACGCCCTGATACGCCTGTTTCTCCGTGAGGCAGCCTGTGAGGACGCAGAGGAGACCGCCGATGATGGCGGAGGTCTGCATGGGGACGTTGATCTGCTTTTCGAGCACCATGGCGATGACGACACCGACGAGGATCGCGGCGCAGATCATCATCTTGCGCGGATCCTTTGCCTCCTCCTCCTCACCCGTAACGGCCTCGCTGTCCACGAGCCGGCGCGGGCAGAGTTTGCGCCCGATGGTCAGCATATAGATCATGCCGATGATCGAGAGCGGGACGCCGATCCATGCGAACTCGAAGAAGCCGAACGGCGTGAGCCCGCTCGCGCCGAGCGTCGCGCTCATGAGGATGTTCGGCGGCGTGCCGATCATCGTGATCGTACCGCCGACGTTCGCCGCGACGGCGAGCGCCATCAGCTGCGGTGAGACGGGCAGCCGCGCGGCGGCGCAGATCTGGATGACGACGGGCATGAGGCAGGCGACCGTCGCCGTGTTCGAGGACACGGACGAGAGGATGATCGTTATGAGCATCAGTGCCGCCATCAATGCACGTTCGTCATTGCCCGATTTTTTGACGACGGCGATGCCGATTTTTTGCGCGAGCCCCGTCTGGAACATCGCCGCACCGATGATGAACATACCGGCGAACAGGACGACGGTGGAGTTCGAGAGCCCGGAGAAAACCTGTGCGGGGGTGAGCACCCCCAAGAGTCCGAGCGCGATCGCCGCGCCCATCGCCGTCACGGCAAGCGGGATGATCTCGGTGGCGAAGAGGAACGCCGCCACGCCGAGAACCCCAAGTGTGAGCATTGCTGCATCCATGAATACATCTCCTTCATACAGTTCGTTGCGGATCGCGGTGATCCGATTAGTCTCCCTTGGAAATTTCAGAGACTTTCTTTTGACGAATTCTTATAATTCTCTCTCTCTTTTGGTTTTTCCTGCCAAAAACGGACGAACGACCTATGAAACTTTGACATTAAAAACATAAATAGCGGTTATGTTTTCCTTTCGTATATATATCATACCATTTATGTGGAACGAAAAACGATTGACAAACAGAGCGGCATTCACTTATACTGAAATCCAAACTTCATAAGCAGGTTCGGTACTCGAAAGAGTGTAACAGGGAAATCGGGAAGCGCGGCAATGCCGTGACTTCATAAGCCGATGCGGTCCCGCCGCCGTAATGCAGAGAAAACCTCAGGAAGCCGTGTGTGCGCGCTTCGACCACTGGGAAACCGGGAAGGTGAGGCGGACGATGATGCAGAGCCGGAAGACCTACCGAATCTCGTGCGCCGGAGTGCTGCGCCCCGTGGGGGAGCGTCGCTCTCCTCTGCATCCTGCGATGGACAGGACGGCAGGCTTTTTTCGTGTGGGAAAGCCCCGTCTGCCGTGGACGGGGCTTTTGTATATGAGCGCACGATGAAGATGGGGATGTGCATGGAGGAGCGCACGGGCGGAGATACCCGCGCAGCAGGGAGGAAATGGACATGACGAAACGAAAGCTGGCGCTTGCGGTCGCGCTTGCGGCTGTCGGCTCGATGTGGATGGGTGCGGCAAGCGCCGCAGAGAGGACGGATGCCCACGGGGGGACGCTCGACACCTATGAGCTCGCGCCCGTCGAGGTCGCGGGGGAGCGCGAGGCAGCGGTGGAGGAGGATGGGCCGGAGGGCGTTTTTGTCGCGCGTGAGGGCAGTGTCGGCTTCCTCGGCAGCAAGGACACGATGGAGACGCCGTTCACGACGACGAACATCACACAGGAGACGATCAAGTCGTTCGGCGATCCGAGCCAGCCGCTCGACAGCGTGCTTGCGGTCTCGCCGTCGATCCGCCCCGTGGGCAGCGTTCTGCACAACGATTTCCAGCACCGCGGATTCCGCTCGAACGGGACGAATACCTTTGTCAACGGCGTGCCGGGGATGTTCACGCAGTTCAACGCGCCGATGTATGCCGTGGAGAAGGCGGATGTGATCTCCGGTCCGAACAGCGGCATTGCGTCTACGGGAACGCATTATGAAACGAATGCGGCGGGCGGCATCATCAACTTTACGACGAAGCGTGCGGGCGAGGAGCCGATCACGCGTCTGACGCTGACGCACTCTGGGCAGAGCATGGCGGGGGCGTATTTTGACCTCGCACGCCGCTTCGGCGGGAACAAGGACTGGGGCGCACGCCTCATGGCGGAGAAGGTGGACGGCGAGACGGCGGTTGACGGGCAGAAGGTGAAGTCCGCGAGCATCTACGTCAATATCGACCACGAGGACGCAAAGAGCAAGACGAACTTCTTCACGGGCTACCGTCAGAATCAGGTGGCCGGCGGTCAGCGCTGGTTCAAGATTGGCAGTGGTGTCACACATCTCCCCGCCGTGCCGAAGGCATCGCGCAACTATGCGTTTGACGGCATGGACAAGGAGAGCTACGGCTGGATGGCGATTCTCAACCACGAGCAGAAATTCTCGGAGGCGTGGAAGGGCTTCGTCAACGCAGGCTACCTCAAGAACAAGCTGAACAAGAATGTCATGTACCGCTACAGTGCGCTCGTCATCAAGAATGACGCGGGCGATTTCGATCTTGAGGAGCAGACGACGACGACCCCGCAGCGCGCGAACTACATCCAGATGGGGGTGAACGGAAAACTCCGCGCGGGAAAGACGGAGCACGATCTGACCCTTGCGGTGGATCGCGCATGGCGGGAACGCGAGGCGGCAAAGAAGGGCGGTACCGTCTATAAACTCGGTACGGGCAATATCTATACGGGCGTTCTGAATCAGCATACGGCTCCGACGACGGCATACGAGGAGGCGATGAACAACAAGACCTCGATCAAGGGCATCTCGCTCGTCGATACGATCACGATCAACAAGTGGGATGTGCTGCTCGGCGTGCATCACCATGCGGCGAATGTGAAGGCATACGATTTGAATACGGGGCAGGTAAAGACGAGCGTGGATTCGAGTGCGACCACGCCGACCTATGCCCTCACCTACCGCCCGACGAAGGATACATCCGTCTATGTCAGTCATGCGGAGTACTTCGACGTCGGCTCGGTGGTCAGCAGCAAATATAAGAACAGCGGCGAGGTTCTGCCGCCCGCCAAGACGAAGCAGAACGAGATCGGCGTGAAGTATGCGAACCGGGATATGCTGTATACCCTCGCGTTCTTTGACATCACACAGGCGAACAACATCGATGTCATGCGCGGGGCGGACAAGTATCAGCTGCAGGACGGCGAGGAGCGCCATCGCGGCATCGAGTTTGGCGTGACGGGCAAGATTGCGCCGAAATGGTCGCTCGCGGCAGGGCTTTCCTATCTGCGTGCGACCTCCGAAAAGACGAAGGACGGCAAGAACAACGGCAGGACGCTCGACGGACAGCCGAACTGGAACGGGGCGCTCATGGTGCGCTATGCGGCGGACGAGAAGTTCAGCGCGTTCGGGCGCCTCTCGTATGCGGGCAGCGCGTGGACGTGCAATGAGAAGTTCAAGGTGCCGTCCACGGCTGTGCTCGATCTCGGCATGACGTATCGGACACAGATCGGCACGACCCCGACGACGTTCGGGCTGACGCTCTACAACGCGCTTGATCGGGAGTACTGGATCGCCTCGCGTGCGGCGGAGAGCCTCTATCTCTCCACGCCGCGCACGATTGCGCTCACGATGTCGATGGATCTTTAAGGACATAGCATGAACAGGAAGGGCAGAAATATTTCTGCTCTTCTTGTTGTTCTTAAAAGGAAGGGAGGGGCGTTATGCGCTGTCTGCGCATATTCATGCTGCTCGTGGTTCTGCTCTCGCTTGCAGGCTGCGGACAGGGCGCACAGGAGCGGGGCGGAGCGTCGGCGGGGGACGCGTCGGACGATACCATCGTGCTCGCGGCATACCGCCAGCTCGCGCCGGGCGTGAACGACGGCTACTACTGTAGCAAGATCCTCGGTGTCTGGGAGCCGCTCGTCACGGCGGATGAGGAGACGGGTGCGCCCGCCCCCTGCCTTGCCGCATCGTGGGAGATGTTGGACGAGGGGCGCGTGTGGGTGTTTCATCTGCGCGAGGGGGTGCGGTTTCACGACGGCACGCCACTGACCGCGCAGGTGGTCGCGGACAACCTCGCATGGATGGAGAAGGAGCCGCGCTCGACGGCGTTTTATTCGCGCAGCCGCAAGAACTACTATCCGGGGCTCGTCAGCGCGGAGCCGCTGGATACGCTTACGCTCCGACTGACCTTTGCGCAGCCGAACATCAACCAACTCTACAACATGATGAACTTCGGCAGCCCCGTCTATGCGCCCTCGTGTCTGGCGGACGATGGAAATTTTGCGGGGGTGGCGATTGGGACAGGCCCGTTCCGCATTGTCGAAAATGTGAAGGATCGCTATGTCCTCTTGGAGCGCAACGAGGATTACTACGGGGAGAAGGCGCGTGCGCACCGCATCATGGTGCGCAGCATCCCCAGCCCCGATGTGCGCTTTGCCGCGCTCAAGGCGGAGGAGATCATGGGGGTGCTCGATCTCGGTGCGATGCCGCCCGTGCTCGCGGACGAGCTGGCGCAGGATGAGCGGTTTGCCATTTCGACGAGCCGCTCGATCATGGTGCGCTATCTCGCGATGAACGGGACGCGTCCGCCGTTCGACGATGTACGTATGCGCCGCGCGGTGAGCCTGCTGCTCGACCGCCGCCTCCTCGTGGATGCGCTCTACCTCGGCTATGCGACGCCGACGATGAATCTCCTGAGCATTGCGAGCCCGTTCTACAAGGAGTTCCCTGTTGTGCAGGATGTGGAGGAGGCAAAACGCCTCGCGCATGAAGTGCTTGGGGACGGGCGGCGGGAGATTGTCTACTGTGTGAACGGAGCGGATCCGATTGCAAAGGGGGAGGCGGAACTCATCGCTTACTGGCTTGCGGATCTGGGACTTGATGTGCGCATTGAGGCGCTTGAGTCGCCGATGATGACGGTGCGTATGCGGCGCGGAGACTATGATATTGCCCGCTCTCAGCAGGGGCTGCCGAACGGCGACCCGCTCTATGTGTTCGACGGGTTTTTCTCCCCGCAGGGGCCGCGCAACAAGGCGCTCTCGCTCGGCTACGACAATGCGGAGGTGAACCGCCTCCTCACCGCGCTGCGCACCGAGCCGGACGAGGGGAAACGGCGGGCGGTCTTTGACCGCATACAGGCGATCAGTGTGGAGGAACAGCCGCTCGTTCCGCTCTACTATGACGAAAATATCGTGGTCTACAACGCGGCGCGGCTCACGGGCTACCGTGCGCTGCGCTACGGGGTGTCCCTTGCGGAGGTGGCATGGAGATGAACGCATTGCAGCGCTATATCGTGCGGCGCCTCCTCGGCGGCGTGCCCGTGCTCCTCGGCATCAGTCTCCTCGCATTCCTCCTCGCGCAGCTCTCCCCGGGAGATCCCGCCGAGATCATGCTGGAAGGAGCGGGGATGGGGATCCCGTCGGCAGAGGAGGTTGCATCTCTGCACGCCTATCTCGGTCTCGATGCGCCGCCCTATGTGCAGTACGGCATTTGGCTTTGGCGTATCCTACAGGGGGACGGCGGTATGTCCTTTCATCTGGGGATGCCCGTCTTTGATGCACTTCTCGCGCGTCTGCCCGTGACCGCCGCGCTTGCCGCCGCAGCGCTCGGCTGGGCGGTTGCGGGTGGCATCGGGCTCGGGCTGCTCATGGCGCGTATGCGCGGCACGGTTGTTGAGGCTCTGGTGCGCGGTGTGACGCAGGTGATGCTCGCGGCACCGTCCTTTCTCATGGCGGTTCTGCTGATCCTCGTCTTTGGCGTATGGCTGCACGTCCTGCCGACGAACGGCGTGGATACGGCGCAGGGCTACATCCTGCCGTCGCTTGCGCTCGCGCTTGTGACGTTGGCGATGGCGGCGCAGCTCCTCGACAGTCAGCTGCGCGATGCCCTTGCCTCGTTCTATGCGCAGACGGCGCGGCTGCGGGGGCTCTCTGAGGCGCGCGTGCTGCTCACATACGCGCTGCCGAACGCCCTCGTTCCCGTGGCGGCGATGCTCGGGAACTTCTTTGCGGCGGTGCTCGGCGGGGCGATCATCGTGGAGACTGTTTTTGCACTGCCGGGGATCGGCTCGCTCGCACTTGAGGCGATTCACTACCGCGACTATCCGCTGCTGCAGGGGTACGTGCTCCTCCTCGGGGGGATCTATGTGCTCGTGACCATCGCGGTGGATCTCGTGCTTGCCCGCATGGATCCGCGCATTGTACTCGGAGGGAGGGAGTAATGGAGCGATTGACGGGCTGTGCAGCCCTCCTTGTCCTTGCGGGGATGATCCTCTCCGGGATCTTCGCTCCGCAGCTCGCGCCGATGAATCCGTTCGAGCCGGATATGGCGATCCGTCTGCAGCCGCCGTCTGCGGCGCATCTTCTCGGGACGGATGCACTCGGGCGCGATCTCCTCAGCCGTATGCTCTACGGTGGGCGCAGTGCGCTCCTGCTCTCGCTCGTCTCGACGGTACTGGCGCTTGGCATCGGAACGCTCGTGGGCGTTCTCGCGGGCTATTTCGGCGGGCGGACGGATGACGTACTGACGATGGTCAGCAATGTCTTTCAAGGCATCCCCGGCATCAGCTTCATGGTGGCGGTTGCGGGCTTCGTGGGGCCGGGTGTCACGGGACTGCTGCTCGCACTCGTCGTCGGCTCGTGGGCGGGGTTTTCGCGCATTGTGCGCGCGGAGGTTATGCGTCTTGCGGCAGAGCCGTATGTGGAGCATCTGCGCGTGCTCGGCTGCGGCGACGGGCGGATGATCCTGCATCACATTCTGCCCGCGCTCGGCGGGACGCTGCTCGTACTCGGCTTCCTGCGCCTCGGGCGCGGCGTGCTCGCCATCGCGGGGCTGAGTTTCCTCGGGCTCGGCGTGCAGCCGCCGACACCGGACTGGAGCACGATGATCAGCGATGCCATGCTCTACTATCGGCAGGCACCGCACCTCATCATTGTACCGGGCGGCGCGATCATTCTGCTCGTCAGCTCGCTCAACATGGTCGGACAGCTGCTGCGCCGCCGCTTTGACGTACGGCAGGAGGTGCGCGGATGACGATGATGCAGCAAAAAGGCTTTGTTGTCCATGATTTGACTGTGCGTTATAAGGGCGGTACTGCATCCTCTGCCGCGCTCGATCATGTCAGCGCTGCCCTTCCCGCCGGCGGCGTGACGGCGATCATCGGCGAGAGCGGCAGCGGCAAGTCCACGCTCGGACGGGCGCTCTTCAGCGCACTGCCCGCAGACGCTGAGACGGCGGGGCGGGTATTCTATGATGGGGTGGATGTGACCGCGCTCGGCTCGCGGGAGCTGCGTACCCGATACTGGGGGAAGCGTTGGGGCATCGTTCCCCAGCTGCCGCGTGCGGCACTCAGCCCCGTACACCGCATCGCACGCCAGATGGCGGATGTGCGGCGCGGCGCGGGGCGGAGCGCGTGGACGGCGGCGCAGTATGAGGCGCTCCTCGCGCGGTTCGGCTTCGACGATCCTGCGCGTGTCCTCGCCTCATATCCGTACGAACTCTCGGGCGGGATGCTGCAGCGCGTCCTGTGCGCGATGGCGGACGTGGGCGAGCCGGAGTGGATCCTCGCGGATGAGCCGTCGAAGGGGCTCGACCCCGCCGTCCGACAGATGGTCGCGGACAATCTGAAGTTCCTCGCGGCGCGTGCGGATGCCTCCCTCCTGCTCATCACCCACGATATTCCGCTCGCACGGCAGCTTGCCGCATACGTTGTCGTTATGCAGGAAGGGCGGATTGTGGAGCAGGGTACGAATGTGTGGGAACATCCCTCGCATCCGTATACGCTTGCGTACTTTGCAGCGCAGCCGGAGCTCCTTGCGGCGAAGAAGAATGCGGACACTGTGCCTGTACGTGTGGGCGAACCGTCTGCCGCCGCCCGGCATACTTCCGCCGTGCTTACCGCAGAGGGCGTGACGAAGTTCATGCGGGACCGTGCGACGGGGCAAATGATGCGGATTCTGGATGGATGCACCCTTTCCGTTGCGGAGGGGCGTGCCGTCGGGCTTGAGGGGAAGAGCGGCGCGGGCAAGAGTACGCTCGTGCGGGCGCTGCTCGGTCTCATCCGCCCCGACGGCGGTACGGTTCAATGGAACGGGCGCGATCTATGGACGCTTGCACGCGCCGATATGCGCTCCTTTCGGCGGCGCGTGCAGCTCGTTGCACAGAACCCGGAGCAGGCATTTGATCCGCGCCTGACCATCGGTGCAAGTCTCGCGGAGGTCTTTGCGATTCATCCTGCGCTGTGCGCGGAGGGACGCACCGTGCGGGAGCGTATTGCGGACGGGCTTGCGGCGGTGGAGCTGACGGAGCGCGTGCTTGCGCGGCAGCCGCACGAACTCTCGGGCGGGGAACTCCAGCGTGCGGCGATCGCGCGGGCACTTTCCACAGAGCCGCAGATCCTGCTGCTCGACGAGCCGACCACCATGCTCGATGTCTCCATTCAGGCACAGATCATGGAACTGCTCATGCGGCTGCGGGAGGAACGGCAGCTCGGGATGCTGCTCATCTCGCACGATCGCCCGCTGCTCAGATACTTTGCCGATGAGATCTATGTTTTGGAGGTGGGGAAGGTGCTGTGAAATGCACTGCGCCGCCGGGGGCAAGGAAGGAATTGGAACATATGAGAAAGAAACAGCTGACCGCAGCAATTATGACGGCGCTCATGACCGTCAGTGCCTCTGCCTACGCCGCAGAGCAGACAACTGCCCACGCGGATGGGACGCTCGACAGCTATGAGCTCGCGCCCGTCGAGGTGGAGGGGGAACGTGCCGCAGAGACCGATGCCATGACGGCGGAGACCGCATCGCTCGGTGCGCTCGGGAGCGGGGATGTGCTTGAGGCGCCCGTGAACGTCGTCTCCTATACGGACGAAACGCTGAAGAAGAGCTTCGTCCCGACGCGTGCTTTCCTCAATGCGGCGACGAACAACCCGTCCGTCATGGTGGGCGGCGCCTCGACGAACAACAATGTCGAGCTGCAGATCCGCGGCATCCCGTTCAACACACATGACATCCTGCTCGATGGTGTACCGGGCATGATTATGATGCAGAACCAGCCGACGAACTACATCGGCCGCATGGAGATCATCGCGGGGCCGAACGCCGTTGTCAGCGGCATCGGTCTCCAACAGTCCGCCTCGGGCTTTATCAACTTTGTGCCGAAGAAAGCGGAGGCGAAGCCGAATCTCGACATCACAACATCGTATGCGAGCAGCCGGTATTTTTCCCACGGCATCGACTGGGGGCAGCGCTTCGGGAAGAATCAGGAGTGGGGGATCCGCATCAATGCCGAGACGCACAACGGGCGCACGACCATGAGCGGCGAGGATCTGCACGGCAGGGATCTCTACGTGAACATCGATCACGAGGATGCAAAGAGCAAAAGCTCCTTCCTCTATGGTTATGACACCGAGGTGAACCACGGGATGCCCGAGGTGCTGCGCATCAAGGACGCGAACTGGGGGACGAGTGTCACGCGTCTGCCCGCGGCGAACTCCGTTGTGAAAAACTTTATGCCACGTTGGGCGCTGCTCTCGCATACGCACCGCGTCTATCTGTTGCAGCACGAGCAGAAGCTCGGCAGACATCTGACCGCCTACGCGAAGGCGGGCATCATGCACCGTGACTGGCCGGGCTACATCACGGCGAAGCCGTTCCTGCAGAACGACGCGGGCGACTACACGCTCGACATATCCGGCAGCTCCACGATGGGCAAGACGGATCGCCGTGCCTTTATGACGGGGCTGAAATACGACGTTACGAGCGGCATCCTGGATCACACACTCACCGTCGGCTATGACTATCTCTCGCAGCACAGCCGGTCGAACTATGCGCCGGGAACGACCTCGCATCTGACGGGCAATATCTATCAGGGGCTGATCACCGACCCCGGAGCGCCGCGTGCGCCCGAGGGGCAGTGGTATGTCGGCAGCAAGGCAAACTACCGCAGCTTCGTCTTTACGGACAGCATTGCAACGAAGGACGGGCGTTTGAAATTCGTTGCGGGCGTGCGCCACCAGACCATCCATACGCGCTCACTCAGCCGCACCACAGGCGCGGAGACCAAGTCCTATGAGAAATGTGCGAATACGCCGACCTTCGGTGCGCTCTACAAACTCTCCCCGCGCACGGCGATCTATGCGAACTATGCCGAGTC of the Selenomonas dianae genome contains:
- a CDS encoding serine hydroxymethyltransferase; protein product: MKKEEMLQHLKALDPAIFTLLQDEICRQRCTLSLIPTESAISPLAAFLEGSALANSTLDTYGAAHTSSIEELVRTRAQDLFGSEHAVVRLGGIAAASRVAFLALLHPGDTVLSFNRRKEEHCAGLNYHFESFGIDPVAQRVDWDEVMQLAERVRPRLIIFSPVSYPCIPNYERLTEVARAVGAYLWVDIGQCVGLVAAGLIPSPVACADVVSFPTNDALRGPDGAILLCKKELAARMDAAVANTGHSALHMNHLAALGFALHAAAQPKFRTYSEQVLSSAAALAAALRERDIELLAGGTETHLLLAAPAAGVDLMESVRSLRRIGVYVKPDRIPTMRSEILLSALRLSTVGAVTRGLAPADMALVADVLACVLSGTCTDRTEDRLRMEVAKLLMDKPLFSEAWMNEVSAHVAAAPSSVHDHATGERMSILKNLLR
- a CDS encoding SLC13 family permease yields the protein MDAAMLTLGVLGVAAFLFATEIIPLAVTAMGAAIALGLLGVLTPAQVFSGLSNSTVVLFAGMFIIGAAMFQTGLAQKIGIAVVKKSGNDERALMAALMLITIILSSVSSNTATVACLMPVVIQICAAARLPVSPQLMALAVAANVGGTITMIGTPPNILMSATLGASGLTPFGFFEFAWIGVPLSIIGMIYMLTIGRKLCPRRLVDSEAVTGEEEEAKDPRKMMICAAILVGVVIAMVLEKQINVPMQTSAIIGGLLCVLTGCLTEKQAYQGVDWTTIFLFAGMLPLASAMDHSGAGKLIADFVVGLIGSSPAPMVIVTAMFILSCGLTQFMSNTAASALLAPIAISIAQTIGVSPYPVVMAIGIAASCAFTTPVATPPNTLVLGPGQFRFMDYVKVGLPLVFVSLITCLVIIPLVWPF
- a CDS encoding TonB-dependent receptor translates to MTKRKLALAVALAAVGSMWMGAASAAERTDAHGGTLDTYELAPVEVAGEREAAVEEDGPEGVFVAREGSVGFLGSKDTMETPFTTTNITQETIKSFGDPSQPLDSVLAVSPSIRPVGSVLHNDFQHRGFRSNGTNTFVNGVPGMFTQFNAPMYAVEKADVISGPNSGIASTGTHYETNAAGGIINFTTKRAGEEPITRLTLTHSGQSMAGAYFDLARRFGGNKDWGARLMAEKVDGETAVDGQKVKSASIYVNIDHEDAKSKTNFFTGYRQNQVAGGQRWFKIGSGVTHLPAVPKASRNYAFDGMDKESYGWMAILNHEQKFSEAWKGFVNAGYLKNKLNKNVMYRYSALVIKNDAGDFDLEEQTTTTPQRANYIQMGVNGKLRAGKTEHDLTLAVDRAWREREAAKKGGTVYKLGTGNIYTGVLNQHTAPTTAYEEAMNNKTSIKGISLVDTITINKWDVLLGVHHHAANVKAYDLNTGQVKTSVDSSATTPTYALTYRPTKDTSVYVSHAEYFDVGSVVSSKYKNSGEVLPPAKTKQNEIGVKYANRDMLYTLAFFDITQANNIDVMRGADKYQLQDGEERHRGIEFGVTGKIAPKWSLAAGLSYLRATSEKTKDGKNNGRTLDGQPNWNGALMVRYAADEKFSAFGRLSYAGSAWTCNEKFKVPSTAVLDLGMTYRTQIGTTPTTFGLTLYNALDREYWIASRAAESLYLSTPRTIALTMSMDL
- a CDS encoding ABC transporter substrate-binding protein, with protein sequence MLLVVLLSLAGCGQGAQERGGASAGDASDDTIVLAAYRQLAPGVNDGYYCSKILGVWEPLVTADEETGAPAPCLAASWEMLDEGRVWVFHLREGVRFHDGTPLTAQVVADNLAWMEKEPRSTAFYSRSRKNYYPGLVSAEPLDTLTLRLTFAQPNINQLYNMMNFGSPVYAPSCLADDGNFAGVAIGTGPFRIVENVKDRYVLLERNEDYYGEKARAHRIMVRSIPSPDVRFAALKAEEIMGVLDLGAMPPVLADELAQDERFAISTSRSIMVRYLAMNGTRPPFDDVRMRRAVSLLLDRRLLVDALYLGYATPTMNLLSIASPFYKEFPVVQDVEEAKRLAHEVLGDGRREIVYCVNGADPIAKGEAELIAYWLADLGLDVRIEALESPMMTVRMRRGDYDIARSQQGLPNGDPLYVFDGFFSPQGPRNKALSLGYDNAEVNRLLTALRTEPDEGKRRAVFDRIQAISVEEQPLVPLYYDENIVVYNAARLTGYRALRYGVSLAEVAWR
- a CDS encoding ABC transporter permease encodes the protein MNALQRYIVRRLLGGVPVLLGISLLAFLLAQLSPGDPAEIMLEGAGMGIPSAEEVASLHAYLGLDAPPYVQYGIWLWRILQGDGGMSFHLGMPVFDALLARLPVTAALAAAALGWAVAGGIGLGLLMARMRGTVVEALVRGVTQVMLAAPSFLMAVLLILVFGVWLHVLPTNGVDTAQGYILPSLALALVTLAMAAQLLDSQLRDALASFYAQTARLRGLSEARVLLTYALPNALVPVAAMLGNFFAAVLGGAIIVETVFALPGIGSLALEAIHYRDYPLLQGYVLLLGGIYVLVTIAVDLVLARMDPRIVLGGRE
- a CDS encoding ABC transporter permease gives rise to the protein MERLTGCAALLVLAGMILSGIFAPQLAPMNPFEPDMAIRLQPPSAAHLLGTDALGRDLLSRMLYGGRSALLLSLVSTVLALGIGTLVGVLAGYFGGRTDDVLTMVSNVFQGIPGISFMVAVAGFVGPGVTGLLLALVVGSWAGFSRIVRAEVMRLAAEPYVEHLRVLGCGDGRMILHHILPALGGTLLVLGFLRLGRGVLAIAGLSFLGLGVQPPTPDWSTMISDAMLYYRQAPHLIIVPGGAIILLVSSLNMVGQLLRRRFDVRQEVRG